From the Actinomycetota bacterium genome, one window contains:
- a CDS encoding DUF721 domain-containing protein codes for MLTSSQQEFLKSVLSRARLRRGIQPRSSNTTNRVAADQRSGPGPDVRDPATLAMLIDHLIVTRGWDLNIVAGKVKTLWPALVGDDIANHVQIETLDLASSGSSGVLVLRAESTAWATQIRLMLSTIEEKIDAEFGSGTITEIKVLGPTAPSWKHGLRSVSGRGPRDTYG; via the coding sequence ATGCTGACCAGTAGCCAGCAAGAGTTTCTTAAATCAGTTCTTAGTCGAGCTCGACTTCGCCGAGGCATTCAACCGCGTTCAAGCAACACAACGAACCGAGTAGCAGCCGACCAACGAAGTGGCCCCGGTCCAGATGTGCGCGACCCAGCAACATTAGCGATGTTGATCGACCACCTGATTGTGACTAGAGGCTGGGATCTAAACATCGTCGCTGGAAAAGTGAAAACACTATGGCCAGCACTTGTTGGGGATGACATTGCTAATCATGTTCAAATTGAAACTTTAGATTTAGCTTCAAGTGGGAGCTCAGGAGTGCTAGTCCTACGCGCAGAATCAACTGCTTGGGCGACTCAAATTCGACTGATGCTTTCAACAATCGAAGAAAAGATTGATGCAGAATTTGGTAGCGGAACAATCACTGAGATCAAAGTTTTAGGTCCGACAGCGCCGTCTTGGAAGCATGGCTTGCGCAGCGTTTCGGGTCGCGGTCCACGTGACACATATGGGTAG
- the yidC gene encoding membrane protein insertase YidC produces MNPINWLETIVASILTFFHRILSIIFLPSSGWAWGLSIVGLVVLIRILLIPLFVKQIKSQRNMQLIQPKVKEIQKKYAGDRERTSQELMKLYKETGTNPLSSCLPILAQAPIFFALFQVLQGIAQSHPKGGMSSELVDSAHNATIFGAPLYATFTHRGTTASPAATAWVTVILIILMTATTFLTQRQLIVKNSAPDNPMVQQQKILLYVFPFIFAISGINFPVGVLLYWLTTNIWTMGQQFYVIRNSPQPGTPAEAALKARKDAKAAKKSGPITDSESSPTPDTESKTQRNQPTRKSRKKKN; encoded by the coding sequence ATGAATCCGATTAATTGGCTGGAAACCATAGTCGCGAGTATTTTGACGTTCTTCCATCGCATCCTGTCAATAATCTTCTTGCCATCAAGCGGATGGGCTTGGGGCTTATCCATAGTTGGCCTAGTGGTTTTAATTCGAATCTTGCTAATTCCACTTTTCGTTAAGCAAATCAAGAGTCAGCGCAACATGCAGCTAATTCAGCCAAAAGTCAAAGAGATTCAGAAAAAGTATGCCGGCGACCGGGAGCGAACTTCCCAGGAACTAATGAAGCTCTACAAGGAAACTGGCACCAATCCACTTTCAAGTTGCTTGCCGATTTTGGCTCAAGCACCAATTTTCTTTGCCCTGTTCCAAGTTTTGCAGGGGATCGCACAATCCCATCCAAAAGGCGGAATGTCCAGTGAATTAGTGGACTCGGCACATAATGCAACCATCTTCGGCGCTCCGCTTTATGCGACCTTTACTCATCGAGGTACTACTGCGAGCCCAGCTGCGACAGCTTGGGTCACCGTCATTTTAATCATCTTGATGACTGCCACTACCTTTCTAACCCAGCGTCAATTAATTGTTAAGAACTCAGCCCCAGATAACCCAATGGTGCAGCAGCAGAAAATTTTGCTCTATGTTTTCCCATTTATTTTTGCCATCTCAGGCATCAACTTTCCGGTTGGTGTGCTGCTTTACTGGCTGACAACAAACATCTGGACGATGGGCCAGCAGTTCTATGTCATTCGTAATAGTCCGCAACCGGGAACTCCCGCTGAAGCGGCACTCAAAGCACGAAAAGATGCCAAGGCTGCTAAAAAATCGGGACCAATCACCGACTCTGAAAGCTCGCCCACCCCGGATACAGAATCAAAGACTCAACGCAACCAACCAACCCGAAAGTCTCGCAAGAAGAAAAACTAG
- the rnpA gene encoding ribonuclease P protein component: MLPAALRLGKSPKIAETLKSGRRYASKYFVLHVVRTEDQCATFAFAVSRKVGNSVVRHRITRQLRQIVTQNLEKVPAGSRIVVRALPEVVDAQFTDLNRAFTETISKVH; this comes from the coding sequence ATGCTTCCTGCCGCCCTGCGGCTTGGCAAATCGCCTAAAATCGCCGAAACTTTAAAATCGGGTCGCCGTTATGCCAGTAAATATTTCGTTCTTCACGTAGTTAGAACCGAAGATCAATGTGCCACCTTTGCTTTTGCCGTCAGTCGAAAAGTTGGAAATTCTGTTGTTAGGCATCGAATAACTCGGCAATTACGCCAAATTGTTACGCAAAACCTGGAAAAAGTACCCGCTGGTAGTCGAATTGTGGTGCGCGCCTTACCGGAAGTGGTAGATGCACAATTTACAGATTTGAATCGGGCGTTCACTGAGACAATTAGCAAAGTTCACTAA
- the yidD gene encoding membrane protein insertion efficiency factor YidD: MIKALWQTTFGRVFKFVVILPIRGYQKFISPMFGPTCRYYPSCSTYAIQAVTTHGAIKGILLAAGRLLRCHPWAAGGVDPVPEKGTWRSSKVIEISTNNDRQVSQG; the protein is encoded by the coding sequence ATGATCAAAGCACTATGGCAAACCACGTTTGGGCGAGTTTTCAAATTCGTAGTTATCTTGCCAATCCGCGGTTATCAGAAATTTATTAGCCCTATGTTTGGTCCCACTTGCCGTTACTATCCTTCGTGTTCCACTTACGCCATACAGGCGGTTACTACACACGGAGCAATCAAAGGTATTCTGTTAGCCGCGGGGAGATTACTTCGGTGCCATCCCTGGGCGGCCGGTGGTGTTGACCCAGTTCCAGAAAAAGGAACTTGGAGAAGCTCAAAAGTAATTGAAATTTCAACTAATAATGATAGGCAGGTAAGTCAAGGATGA
- a CDS encoding ParB/RepB/Spo0J family partition protein, translating into MAKRQSLGRGLGALIPDVSRETTHSATAKKSDAGSPKPAKASKSVTQKAANSKETELSGTKNADAMSVAGLTLVELPIRKIVPNPAQPRKHFDEDALSELVHSIEEIGLLQPIVVRATPEGYELVAGERRLRASKKAGLKTIPALVRETADDQMLRDALLENLHRSQLTPLEEAAAYQQLLEDFGCTQEELASRLGRSRPQISNTLRLMNLPPTVQRRVAAGVISAGHARALLGLKDAAAIEKLAARIVAEGLSVRTVEEIVAVGLTDSEPASKRPQSKGTLSAPGLAELSQRMTDRLDTRVTVMVGQKRGKVVIEFATLEDLRRIVEIIDPPTRGMFGEPLL; encoded by the coding sequence ATGGCAAAACGACAAAGTCTTGGGCGAGGTCTTGGCGCGCTGATACCGGATGTTTCACGTGAAACAACTCACTCAGCCACAGCTAAGAAGTCTGATGCGGGCAGCCCAAAGCCAGCAAAAGCGTCTAAATCTGTGACACAAAAAGCTGCAAACTCAAAGGAGACGGAGTTAAGCGGTACAAAAAATGCTGATGCCATGTCAGTAGCTGGCCTTACTTTGGTGGAGCTACCAATCCGAAAGATTGTGCCAAACCCGGCTCAGCCGCGAAAGCATTTTGATGAAGATGCCTTGTCTGAGCTGGTCCACTCAATTGAGGAAATCGGCTTGCTACAACCTATTGTTGTGCGGGCCACGCCTGAAGGCTACGAACTAGTTGCTGGCGAACGTCGCTTACGGGCTAGTAAAAAGGCCGGCTTAAAAACTATTCCGGCTTTGGTGCGAGAGACCGCAGACGACCAAATGCTGCGCGATGCCTTATTGGAGAATCTGCACCGCTCCCAACTAACTCCGTTAGAAGAAGCTGCCGCTTATCAGCAACTGCTAGAGGACTTCGGTTGTACACAAGAAGAGTTGGCTAGCAGATTGGGTCGGTCGCGCCCGCAAATCTCTAACACCTTGCGCTTGATGAATTTGCCACCGACGGTGCAACGCCGGGTAGCAGCAGGGGTTATTTCTGCTGGCCATGCCAGGGCATTGCTTGGTCTCAAAGACGCAGCGGCAATTGAGAAGCTTGCGGCTCGCATTGTGGCAGAGGGACTGTCGGTTCGAACGGTTGAAGAGATAGTTGCCGTTGGCTTAACAGATAGCGAACCTGCCAGCAAGAGACCGCAAAGTAAGGGAACGCTTAGTGCCCCAGGACTTGCTGAACTGAGTCAGCGAATGACAGATCGGTTGGACACCCGCGTCACGGTTATGGTCGGCCAGAAACGAGGAAAAGTGGTAATTGAATTCGCCACCCTTGAAGATCTGCGCCGCATTGTGGAAATCATTGATCCACCAACCCGGGGAATGTTTGGTGAACCTCTACTTTAG
- a CDS encoding 50S ribosomal protein L34, which produces MSKRTFQPNNRRRAKTHGFRERMSTRAGRGILSARRAKGRARISA; this is translated from the coding sequence ATGTCAAAGCGTACCTTCCAGCCGAATAACCGTCGCCGGGCCAAGACTCACGGCTTCCGTGAGCGCATGAGCACCCGCGCTGGCCGTGGCATTCTTTCTGCCCGCCGGGCAAAGGGTCGCGCCCGCATTTCAGCGTAA
- a CDS encoding DNA polymerase III subunit beta has protein sequence MVKFQVDRDLIAEAAVWVGRVIPQRPTQPILRGIHIVASDNKLTISGSDLDVRNQEVINANVYEPGEVLISGRLLSDIMRALPAAPIDFVATGTRVEITSGRSSFTLQTMPTAEYPPALEIPEPSGTVNSKEFTTLISQIGVAAARDDFRQHLTGINFIIEGDNMELAATDGNRLAVAKLNWSPISTKISTTALVPAKYIVDVAKSISGTEEITLSFSQGNEGLIGITAGYRQTISRTIATSFPTYKSLLEFETTSTVQIDTAKLIETVKRVSLVLDNNSPIALSFSDGETCVFGAGGVGERSEAREYLESSLVGEPLTLGFYPHFLIEGLTSINEPFTQIELKEPMKPALLTGLSEINGPAKDAHKYLLLPRRLD, from the coding sequence ATTGTGAAGTTTCAAGTCGATCGAGATTTAATCGCCGAAGCTGCTGTTTGGGTGGGGCGGGTAATCCCTCAACGGCCGACGCAACCAATTTTGCGCGGAATTCACATTGTTGCTTCAGATAACAAATTAACTATTTCAGGTTCAGATTTGGATGTACGCAATCAAGAGGTAATTAATGCAAATGTTTATGAACCAGGCGAGGTGCTAATTTCTGGTCGGCTCCTATCTGACATCATGCGAGCGCTACCTGCCGCACCTATTGACTTTGTTGCAACAGGAACCAGGGTGGAAATCACAAGTGGTAGATCATCATTTACTTTACAAACCATGCCAACCGCAGAATATCCACCAGCACTAGAAATTCCAGAACCCTCAGGAACTGTAAACTCAAAAGAATTCACCACACTTATTTCACAAATTGGTGTTGCGGCAGCTCGGGATGACTTTAGACAACATCTAACAGGAATAAACTTCATCATCGAAGGCGACAACATGGAGCTCGCAGCCACAGATGGTAACCGACTAGCTGTTGCAAAATTAAACTGGTCACCAATATCAACCAAAATTTCTACTACAGCATTAGTGCCAGCAAAATATATCGTTGATGTAGCAAAATCTATTTCAGGAACCGAAGAAATAACACTCTCGTTTTCCCAGGGAAACGAGGGCTTAATCGGAATCACCGCCGGTTACCGACAAACAATTAGCCGAACTATAGCCACATCTTTCCCCACCTATAAATCGTTATTGGAATTCGAAACAACCTCGACAGTTCAGATAGACACGGCAAAACTTATTGAAACCGTGAAGCGTGTCTCGCTCGTACTAGACAACAATTCGCCAATCGCCTTGAGTTTTTCCGATGGAGAAACTTGTGTATTCGGGGCTGGTGGAGTTGGTGAAAGATCAGAGGCCCGTGAGTATCTTGAAAGCTCTCTAGTTGGGGAGCCACTTACTCTTGGTTTCTACCCACACTTTTTAATCGAAGGTCTAACTTCAATCAATGAGCCGTTCACACAAATTGAATTGAAGGAACCAATGAAACCAGCACTCCTAACCGGATTATCTGAAATAAATGGCCCGGCCAAAGATGCACATAAATATTTGTTACTGCCTCGCCGACTCGACTAA
- the trxA gene encoding thioredoxin, with the protein MGATVQVTDATFAETVLANSKPVLVDFWATWCGPCKQVAPILDELAAELSDKLVIAKIDVDENPAIAANSGITSIPTLNLYKDGQLVKQIIGAKPKSVLLAELAEHI; encoded by the coding sequence ATGGGTGCAACAGTACAAGTAACCGATGCCACATTTGCAGAGACGGTTCTTGCCAATAGCAAGCCGGTATTGGTTGATTTTTGGGCTACCTGGTGCGGACCGTGTAAGCAGGTGGCTCCGATTCTTGATGAACTTGCTGCTGAGCTATCAGACAAGTTGGTAATTGCAAAGATAGATGTAGATGAGAATCCAGCTATTGCAGCAAACAGTGGAATCACTTCGATTCCGACTTTGAATCTTTACAAAGATGGCCAGCTGGTCAAGCAGATTATCGGCGCGAAACCGAAGTCTGTTCTGCTTGCTGAGTTAGCTGAACATATCTAA
- the dnaA gene encoding chromosomal replication initiator protein DnaA — protein MESVDLTDIWAQTLESLSKGALTAQQRAFVTLTRPLGLVGDTALIAAPNEFTKDVLESRLSPIVCDALSATLGREVRLAVTVDESIAPELDDDATDDLADSTYADIETAELTSDPNPALPPQASRGPAPAPRTDEEGSRLNPKYTFDTFVPGASNRFAHAAARAVAEAPGKAYNPLFIYGESGLGKTHLLHAIGHYTRTLYAGSKVRYVSSEEFTNQFINSIRDDRAKEFQRKYRDIDVLLVDDIQFLSGKVQTQEEFFHTWNTLINANKQIVVTSDLPPKQLQGFEDRMVSRFASALPTDVQPPDLETRIAILRKKCAQERLSAPQDVLEFIASKMSTNIRELEGALIRVTAFASLNRAPVDLNLAEIVLKDLITDVSGPEISASSIMAQTANYFGVTLEDLTGASRSRTLVTARQIAMYLCRELTDLSLPKIGQQFGGRDHTTVMHADRKVRQLIAERRSLYNQVSDLTARIKAQPR, from the coding sequence ATGGAAAGTGTTGATTTAACTGATATTTGGGCTCAAACACTCGAGTCACTTTCTAAAGGTGCGTTGACCGCCCAGCAACGGGCATTTGTCACCTTAACTCGCCCCCTTGGCTTAGTCGGTGACACAGCGTTGATCGCAGCACCTAATGAATTTACAAAAGATGTCTTAGAGAGTCGATTAAGTCCAATTGTGTGTGATGCACTTTCTGCAACTTTGGGTCGTGAAGTGCGACTAGCGGTAACCGTAGATGAATCAATTGCACCGGAACTAGACGATGATGCAACTGACGATTTGGCTGACTCAACATATGCTGACATTGAGACCGCTGAACTTACTTCGGATCCAAATCCAGCTTTGCCGCCACAAGCTTCACGCGGACCCGCACCCGCACCACGTACCGATGAAGAAGGAAGTCGACTAAATCCGAAATATACTTTTGACACTTTCGTGCCGGGTGCCTCAAACCGATTTGCTCATGCTGCTGCTCGCGCCGTCGCCGAAGCTCCAGGTAAGGCTTATAACCCACTATTCATTTATGGTGAGTCTGGTCTTGGCAAGACGCATTTACTACACGCAATTGGGCATTACACGCGAACACTTTATGCCGGATCAAAAGTTCGATACGTAAGTAGTGAAGAGTTCACCAACCAGTTCATTAACTCAATCCGCGATGACCGGGCAAAAGAATTTCAGCGTAAGTACCGTGATATTGATGTTTTGCTTGTTGATGACATTCAGTTTTTGAGTGGAAAAGTCCAGACGCAGGAAGAGTTTTTTCACACTTGGAATACATTGATTAATGCCAATAAGCAAATTGTGGTTACATCGGACTTGCCACCAAAACAACTTCAGGGTTTTGAGGATCGGATGGTTTCTAGGTTTGCTAGTGCGTTACCAACTGATGTACAGCCACCGGACTTAGAAACTCGTATTGCGATCCTTCGGAAAAAATGCGCTCAAGAAAGATTGAGTGCCCCTCAAGATGTTTTGGAATTTATTGCTTCAAAAATGTCAACAAACATTCGAGAACTTGAAGGCGCACTTATTCGAGTAACTGCATTTGCTAGCTTGAACCGGGCACCAGTTGATTTAAATCTGGCAGAGATTGTTTTAAAAGATTTAATTACCGATGTAAGTGGACCAGAAATTTCAGCGAGTTCAATTATGGCTCAGACGGCAAATTATTTTGGTGTGACACTAGAGGATTTAACTGGCGCTAGCCGGTCACGAACACTGGTTACCGCGCGCCAGATCGCTATGTATTTGTGCCGTGAACTTACTGATTTATCACTGCCAAAAATTGGTCAACAGTTTGGTGGCCGCGACCACACGACAGTTATGCACGCAGATCGTAAGGTTCGCCAGCTTATTGCCGAACGCCGCAGCCTCTACAACCAAGTAAGTGACTTAACAGCTCGGATTAAGGCTCAGCCGCGCTAG
- a CDS encoding N-acetylmuramoyl-L-alanine amidase: MITVSLRNGDVDPVVVEIRQRLSRLGLLSDQGTHPSEVFDDQLLEAVRIFQQSRGLTIDGIIGPQTYRRLEEAHWILGDRILTYMPGKMIHGEDVATLQHKLQELGFHLDRLDGVFGPQTDRAVREFQRSVGLSDDGTCGPAVFAAFARLARTVTGGSQEHLRDLAALEAQHTIESASILLDISDSATPLAGSNLTIGEICWDIATRLEGRLAAAGSLVILSRAQNSARPDEQDCARLANDQKVDLVVSLHLDVCPDAQANGIATSFFGHNLSRSAMGARLAETVQQEIANRTALKDCRTHARTWDLLRLTKMPAVQIDLGYASNVRDSEILSNAQQRDAISSALAVSIGRVLAVRIG; encoded by the coding sequence ATGATTACCGTTTCACTGCGAAATGGTGACGTCGATCCAGTTGTAGTAGAGATCCGACAACGCCTATCGCGTCTTGGATTGCTTTCTGATCAGGGTACTCACCCGTCCGAAGTCTTTGATGACCAACTGCTTGAAGCCGTGCGAATTTTTCAGCAATCACGCGGGTTGACTATTGATGGAATTATTGGTCCACAAACTTATCGCCGACTCGAAGAAGCTCATTGGATTCTCGGGGATCGGATTCTTACCTACATGCCCGGAAAAATGATTCATGGTGAAGATGTTGCGACCTTACAACACAAATTACAAGAGCTCGGTTTTCATCTTGATCGACTTGATGGTGTCTTTGGTCCACAAACGGACCGCGCAGTTCGTGAGTTTCAGCGAAGTGTTGGATTGTCTGATGATGGCACTTGTGGTCCCGCGGTATTTGCTGCTTTCGCTCGGTTAGCCCGCACAGTTACCGGGGGTAGTCAAGAGCATCTGCGAGATTTGGCTGCGCTCGAGGCGCAACACACTATTGAGTCCGCGAGTATTTTGCTTGACATTAGTGACAGTGCTACACCACTGGCAGGAAGCAACTTAACGATAGGCGAAATCTGTTGGGACATCGCTACTCGACTCGAAGGCCGGCTCGCTGCGGCTGGGAGTTTAGTAATCCTTTCCCGTGCGCAGAATTCTGCACGGCCTGATGAGCAGGACTGTGCTCGATTAGCCAATGATCAAAAAGTAGATCTAGTAGTTTCGCTACATCTCGATGTCTGCCCAGATGCTCAAGCAAATGGAATCGCTACCTCATTTTTTGGCCACAATCTCTCTCGTTCAGCGATGGGTGCGCGTCTGGCTGAGACCGTGCAACAAGAGATCGCCAATCGCACAGCTCTGAAAGATTGTCGGACCCATGCCCGCACATGGGATTTATTACGATTGACCAAGATGCCGGCTGTACAGATTGATTTGGGTTATGCCTCGAATGTGCGAGATAGTGAGATCCTCAGTAATGCACAGCAGCGAGACGCTATTTCTAGTGCGCTAGCAGTCTCGATCGGCCGAGTTCTTGCCGTACGAATTGGCTAA
- the rsmG gene encoding 16S rRNA (guanine(527)-N(7))-methyltransferase RsmG, which yields MKHQNLLDQYPAVAQQLSSYAHWLETEGVIRGLIGPREVDRIWDRHLANCAAVAELIPARAKVIDIGSGAGLPGLVLAIIRPDCAVTLVEPLLRRSEFLQEVASDLGLANVAVLRARAEQVTEQAQVVTARAVAPLAKLLGLAMPLVAPGGELLAMKGSNAAGEIEQAAEELKGLYAQICQAGQGLVYPPTTVVRVVRN from the coding sequence GTGAAACATCAAAATCTTCTAGATCAGTACCCTGCCGTAGCACAGCAACTTAGTTCATATGCCCATTGGCTAGAAACCGAAGGCGTGATTCGCGGTTTAATTGGACCTCGCGAAGTGGACCGGATTTGGGATAGACATTTAGCCAATTGCGCTGCAGTTGCTGAGCTTATTCCTGCTAGGGCAAAAGTAATCGACATTGGTAGCGGTGCTGGTTTGCCAGGATTAGTGCTGGCAATAATTCGCCCAGATTGTGCGGTGACTTTAGTTGAGCCACTTCTACGCCGAAGTGAATTTCTGCAGGAAGTAGCTTCGGATCTCGGTTTAGCGAATGTTGCCGTTTTGCGAGCTAGAGCAGAGCAGGTTACCGAGCAGGCTCAAGTTGTCACAGCTCGTGCGGTAGCTCCATTAGCAAAGTTGTTAGGCCTAGCTATGCCGTTAGTTGCGCCAGGCGGAGAGTTACTTGCGATGAAAGGCAGTAATGCTGCCGGTGAAATCGAGCAGGCAGCTGAAGAACTTAAGGGGTTGTACGCGCAAATTTGCCAGGCGGGGCAAGGTTTAGTGTACCCGCCTACTACGGTAGTTCGAGTAGTTCGCAACTAA
- a CDS encoding ParA family protein, with protein MDFSQEDTPLAAAAAAAVYVRTGLKGSFPKPKHPRVLTVANQKGGVGKTTSAVNLAASMALGGLNVLVIDLDPQGNASTALAVDHQEEAVGTYDVLVDGEPITQCMSPAPGYESLWCLPASLDLAGADIELITSFSETERPFLLRKAIALLLETNDFDYIFVDCPPSLGMLTINALAAVSEVLIPIQCEFYALEGVQQLLRTIEFARDRLNPELAVSTILLTMFNSRTNLSLQVAEEVRSYFGELVLATAIPRSTYVAEAPSFGQSVLTYDPGSTGAVAYLAAAREIAARG; from the coding sequence ATGGATTTCAGCCAAGAAGATACGCCATTGGCAGCAGCAGCGGCTGCTGCCGTCTATGTGCGCACTGGTCTAAAGGGCAGTTTTCCAAAGCCAAAGCACCCTAGGGTTTTAACAGTCGCAAACCAAAAAGGTGGAGTGGGAAAAACGACATCAGCAGTAAATCTCGCTGCTTCAATGGCCCTAGGTGGATTAAACGTTTTGGTAATAGATCTTGATCCACAGGGAAATGCATCGACCGCACTAGCGGTGGACCATCAAGAAGAGGCCGTAGGAACATATGACGTGCTTGTGGATGGGGAGCCAATAACTCAATGCATGTCGCCTGCTCCTGGCTATGAAAGCCTTTGGTGTTTACCGGCCTCGTTAGATCTTGCCGGTGCTGACATCGAGTTAATCACTAGTTTCTCTGAAACTGAACGGCCATTTCTGTTGCGCAAGGCCATCGCTTTACTGCTTGAAACCAATGATTTTGACTACATTTTTGTAGATTGCCCGCCGAGTTTAGGCATGCTCACGATCAATGCTTTAGCTGCCGTATCTGAGGTTTTGATTCCAATTCAGTGTGAATTTTATGCTCTTGAAGGTGTTCAGCAGCTACTCAGAACAATTGAGTTCGCACGGGATCGACTAAACCCAGAGTTAGCAGTAAGCACAATTTTGCTAACCATGTTTAACTCAAGGACTAACCTCTCCTTGCAGGTGGCAGAGGAAGTCCGAAGTTACTTCGGTGAGCTAGTCCTGGCAACCGCCATCCCAAGATCAACCTATGTGGCTGAAGCTCCATCATTTGGTCAAAGCGTACTAACTTACGACCCGGGCTCCACTGGTGCGGTTGCGTATTTGGCGGCCGCCCGGGAAATTGCAGCACGCGGATAG
- a CDS encoding single-stranded DNA-binding protein: protein MSEKSELLEQEGDIAADYLEGILDIADLDGDIDMDVQNGRAMVSIVGAELTQLVGDKGKVLDALQELTRLAVTRETGERSRLMLDISGHREKVRAELTILGQETAAKVLESGEPIKLRVMTSFERKIVHDAVAEAGAKSVSEGETPNRRIVVHPA from the coding sequence ATGTCTGAAAAATCTGAATTACTAGAACAAGAGGGCGATATCGCCGCCGATTATCTGGAAGGCATCTTGGATATCGCCGATCTTGATGGCGACATCGACATGGATGTACAAAACGGTCGAGCGATGGTCAGTATTGTTGGCGCTGAATTAACTCAGCTAGTGGGCGATAAAGGTAAAGTTCTAGACGCACTTCAGGAGCTCACCCGCCTTGCAGTGACTCGAGAAACTGGTGAGCGTTCTAGATTAATGCTCGACATCTCAGGCCATCGAGAGAAAGTACGAGCTGAGTTAACGATTCTCGGCCAAGAGACCGCTGCCAAAGTCTTAGAATCAGGCGAGCCAATTAAGTTGCGTGTAATGACGTCTTTTGAACGCAAAATTGTCCATGATGCGGTTGCCGAGGCTGGCGCGAAGAGCGTTTCCGAGGGCGAAACCCCTAATCGCCGAATTGTCGTTCACCCTGCCTAG
- the recF gene encoding DNA replication/repair protein RecF → MRINSIGLVNFRNHELFRLELTPGSTAIIGRNGLGKTNVIEAIHYTSTLQSHRVNQDGPLIKHNCDSAFIELCAQKQNRQAKVTVTINREKPNTFEVNGSQTRKPKDVAGIIQTVIFSPEDLNLVKNEPASRRNFLDEFLILQTPRLVEVKHDYEKALKQRNSLLKSAAGRPLGETAKATLSAWDEQLIKFGAELVFNRLNAIEKLVPHLTEFGNVISGATEPIQASYQASWLTKNARDLTEISNQLQTALESRIKEEISRGQTLSGPHRDDLLLELNSAPVRNFASHGQSWSVAIALRLATFAVLREFESDPILILDDVFAELDARRRSRLISVISAVEQTLITVADTKDIPDELKSTNYWLPDELTHADQ, encoded by the coding sequence ATGAGAATAAATTCAATCGGACTGGTTAATTTTCGAAACCACGAGTTATTTCGCTTAGAACTAACACCAGGAAGCACGGCAATCATCGGCCGAAATGGCCTTGGAAAAACAAATGTGATCGAAGCAATTCATTACACTTCGACACTGCAAAGCCATCGAGTGAATCAAGATGGTCCACTAATTAAACATAACTGCGATAGCGCCTTCATAGAACTCTGTGCACAAAAACAAAACCGACAAGCAAAAGTTACCGTCACAATTAACCGTGAGAAGCCAAACACCTTTGAAGTTAACGGCTCGCAAACACGAAAACCAAAAGATGTTGCAGGGATAATTCAAACCGTAATTTTTTCACCCGAAGATTTAAATCTAGTAAAAAATGAGCCAGCTTCGCGAAGAAATTTCCTTGACGAGTTCCTAATTTTGCAGACCCCGAGGCTTGTTGAAGTAAAACATGATTATGAAAAAGCGTTAAAACAGCGAAACAGCCTACTTAAGTCGGCTGCCGGTCGGCCATTAGGCGAAACCGCAAAAGCAACACTTAGTGCTTGGGATGAGCAACTAATCAAATTTGGCGCAGAGCTTGTCTTTAATCGTCTCAACGCAATAGAAAAATTAGTTCCGCACTTAACTGAATTTGGAAATGTAATAAGTGGCGCGACCGAACCCATTCAAGCAAGCTATCAAGCGAGCTGGCTGACCAAAAATGCCAGGGACTTAACGGAGATATCAAACCAACTTCAAACAGCCCTAGAATCTAGAATTAAAGAAGAAATATCTCGCGGCCAAACATTGTCAGGACCACATCGAGACGATTTGTTACTTGAATTAAACAGTGCACCGGTTCGCAATTTTGCGTCACATGGCCAATCTTGGTCAGTGGCGATTGCCCTTCGGCTAGCAACATTTGCAGTGCTTAGAGAATTTGAGTCTGATCCGATTTTAATTCTCGACGATGTCTTCGCTGAGTTAGATGCCCGTCGCCGATCAAGATTAATTTCGGTAATTTCTGCTGTTGAACAAACTCTAATCACTGTTGCAGACACCAAAGACATCCCAGATGAACTTAAATCCACTAATTATTGGCTACCAGATGAGTTGACTCATGCTGACCAGTAG